From the genome of Helicoverpa zea isolate HzStark_Cry1AcR chromosome 1, ilHelZeax1.1, whole genome shotgun sequence, one region includes:
- the LOC124646313 gene encoding uncharacterized protein LOC124646313 gives MSDILDDPDHSENSVRISRPTLAQVRAVIAFMEKHPDLAHRRLRVGMGHAKFKKLWVELSNIANSIDGAIKSTKGWIKFWSDKRRSIVIKQKQIDQGKLQGRLTPLELKILELCDDKTSSPRKKKAVKQEPCNGDDEDSFDDTFSKDGDYTTDNGRLFPTEAEERQFSMIDKLVEVMDQQAAALTQMAQASLSNSKALERVAEASHLQALAVDRLAGTFETISASVHDVRNAILGIDYTMKRCYPATATQQRQNSNIFS, from the exons ATGTCCGATATCTTGGATGACCCAGATCATTCTGAAAACTCTGTTAGG ATTTCTAGACCAACACTCGCTCAAGTAAGGGCAGTTATAGCCTTCATGGAGAAGCATCCAGACCTGGCTCACAGAAGGCTTCGAGTGGGTATGGGCCATGCTAAATTTAAGAAATTATGGGTGGAACTGTCTAATATTGCCAACTCCATTGATGGTGCTATTAAATCTACAAAAGGATGGATTAAG TTCTGGTCAGACAAGAGGCGCAGcatagtaataaaacaaaagcaaatagATCAAGGCAAACTGCAAGGAAGACTGACACCATTAGAGCTTAAAATATTAGAACTCTGTGATGATAAGACTTCCTCGCCAA GGAAAAAGAAAGCGGTAAAGCAAGAACCTTGTAACGGTGATGATGAAGACTCCTTTGACGATACATTCTCAAAGGATGGTGACTACACTACAGACAACGGCAGACTTTTCCCTACTGAGGCAGAAGAGCGACAGTTTAGTATGATAGATAAGTTG gtgGAAGTAATGGATCAACAAGCAGCAGCCTTAACACAAATGGCACAGGCATCTCTCAGTAATTCAAAAGCCTTGGAAAGAGTAGCAGAAGCATCACATTTACAA GCATTAGCAGTGGACAGGCTAGCTGGAACATTCGAGACCATCAGCGCATCAGTCCATGACGTCAGAAACGCTATCCTAGGAATCGACTACACCATGAAACGCTGCTACCCCGCAACTGCAACGCAGCAGCGACAAAACTCTAATATATTCAGCTAA
- the LOC124646306 gene encoding leucine-rich repeat transmembrane neuronal protein 2 translates to MELKFILMVVLFSAGVGGEVCPKQCDCDMDNGLNRAVCVDQNIIGIEVGVPKEVQVYSLSHNVISELDNFCFKDAGYTSLEMLDLSYNLIFWIGLHAFSGLDKLVHLDLSSNRLRFIPSDLFWDTPELDTLDLSSNVFESLKNEPFLMHSKLKVLNLNNCRIKALPPRLFNRLPNLRKLDLSENYVVTMKTEVLLPLRKLERIELRNDYWQCNTDFIAVESWISSQGITYEKQCKKKGPQMSEKMISIVPVLERKEVDVNDVWNITEKNDTMPEIPEQDTTPLTPFQKFDKEFSSVQAFVIGLEIGLAIGIIATYIWLNKFCTCGALSCRRPQTRRQRRRRMQRNDGDMRTNLLWSTIVNPDLETPPTFRRQLSLPDRSPPFPTYGLPGFTEAPLQIDAIRMPNRAETPPPPYNDCRINI, encoded by the exons ATGGAgttgaagtttattttaatgGTAGTGTTATTTAGTGCGGGCGTGGGCGGTGAAGTGTGCCCGAAGCAATGTGACTGTGATATGGACAATGGGCTGAACAGAGCCGTGTGTGTCGATCAGAACATTATCGGTATAGAAGTGGGAGTGCCCAAAGAAGTGCAGGTCTATAGTCTTAGTCATAATGTCATTAGTGAATTGGATAACTTTTGTTTTAAG GATGCCGGTTACACTTCTCTGGAAATGCTGGATCTATCCTACAACTTGATATTTTGGATTGGACTCCATGCTTTCTCCGGATTAGACAAACTGGTCCATTTGGATCTAAGCAGTAATCGGCTGAGATTCATACCCTCGGATCTCTTCTGGGACACGCCGGAGCTTGACACGCTGGACCTGTCTTCGAACGTCTTTGAAAGCCTTAAAAATGAACCGTTTTTAATGCATTCAAAGTTGAAg GTGCTGAACTTAAACAACTGCCGAATTAAAGCGTTGCCACCTCGTCTTTTTAATCGACTCCCGAATTTACGAAAACTCGATCTAAGTGAGAACTATGTGGTAACCATGAAAACTGAAGTCCTATTGCCACTACGAAAATTAGAAAGGATCGAATTACGTAATGATTATTGGCAATGCAATACAGACTTCATTGCGGTTGAATCTTGGATATCATCCCAAGGTATCACTTATGAGAAACAATGCAAAAAGAAGGGACCACAAATGTCTGAGAAAATGATATCCATTGTGCCAGTTTTGGAAAGAAAGGAAGTCGACGTGAATGATGTATGGAATATAACTGAGAAAAACGACACCATGCCTGAGATCCCCGAACAGGATACTACGCCGTTAACACCATTTCAAAAGTTCGACAAAGAATTTTCATCCGTACAAGCCTTTGTTATAGGGCTGGAAATAGGTTTGGCAATTGGCATAATAGCGACGTATATATGGTTGAACAAGTTCTGCACATGTGGGGCGCTCAGTTGCCGTCGGCCGCAGACGAGGAGACAAAGGCGGCGTCGAATGCAACGCAATGACGGAGATATGCGGACCAATTTATTATGGAGTACTATAGTGAACCCTGATTTGGAGACACCTCCTACATTCCGGAGACAGCTGTCGCTTCCGGATAGAAGTCCTCCGTTCCCCACGTATGGTCTTCCAGGATTTACTGAAGCTCCTTTGCAAATAGATGCGATCCGCATGCCGAATAGAGCGGAAACTCCACCCCCGCCGTACAACGACTGCCGCATTAATATATAG